One part of the Astatotilapia calliptera chromosome 9, fAstCal1.2, whole genome shotgun sequence genome encodes these proteins:
- the gimap4 gene encoding GTPase IMAP family member 4 isoform X2, with product MEANKPVQTSAGQTSGPDEVARKAGAEAKEANRLDEVRLVVLGWRWPGKSLTGNTILGREEFHLERAAEFCVTRQTEVQGRQVTVVDTPGWFSSQDTPPSYKQELVRGASLCPPGPHAFLLVIPVGMFTEVDRARIEEHVSLFGEDVWRHTIVVFTWADVLKKISIERYIRREGKDLQWLLEKCKRRYFLINNCIFGENPQVGHLIEKVEKMVAKEGGHYNPEEAKEKKPVDENRNSSKEAEELGAQPKQNSGVGLSKAREVEVLSN from the exons ATGGAAGCGAATAAACCAGTTCAGACCTCAG CTGGACAAACCTCTGGACCAGACGAGGTGGCCAGAAAGGCAGGAGCTGAAGCCAAGGAGGCCAACCGCCTGGATGAAGTTCGTCTGGTGGTGTTGGGATGGAGGTGGCCGGGGAAGAGCTTGACAGGCAACACCATCTTAGGCAGAGAGGAGTTTCATTTAGAGCGAGCTGCTGAGTTCTGTGTTACGAGGCAGACAGAGGTGCAGGGACGACAGGTGACAGTGGTGGACACGCCAGGATGGTTCTCTTCCCAGGATACTCCGCCTTCCTATAAACAGGAGTTAGTCAGGGGAGCCTCTCTTTGCCCTCCAGGTCCACACGCCTTCTTGCTCGTCATCCCCGTTGGCATGTTCACCGAGGTGGACCGTGCTCGCATTGAGGAACACGTGAGCCTCTTTGGGGAGGATGTGTGGAGGCATACAATTGTGGTGTTCACCTGGGCGGATGTGTTGAAGAAAATCTCCATCGAGAGGTACATTCGTAGGGAGGGTAAAGATCtgcagtggttgctggagaAATGTAAGCGGAGGTACTTTCTTATTAACAACTGCATATTTGGGGAGAATCCCCAAGTGGGACACTTAATAGAGAAGGTGGAGAAGATGGTGGCAAAAGAGGGTGGGCACTACAATCCAGAGGAGGCGAAGGAGAAGAAACCTGTAGATGAGAACCGGAATTCGTCCAAAGAGGCAGAGGAGCTGGGAGCCCAGCCCAAACAAAACTCTGGAGTGGGTTTGTCAAAAGCCAGAGAGGTGGAGGTGCTTTCAA ATTAA
- the gimap4 gene encoding GTPase IMAP family member 4 isoform X1, whose translation MEANKPVQTSAGQTSGPDEVARKAGAEAKEANRLDEVRLVVLGWRWPGKSLTGNTILGREEFHLERAAEFCVTRQTEVQGRQVTVVDTPGWFSSQDTPPSYKQELVRGASLCPPGPHAFLLVIPVGMFTEVDRARIEEHVSLFGEDVWRHTIVVFTWADVLKKISIERYIRREGKDLQWLLEKCKRRYFLINNCIFGENPQVGHLIEKVEKMVAKEGGHYNPEEAKEKKPVDENRNSSKEAEELGAQPKQNSGVGLSKAREVEVLSSE comes from the exons ATGGAAGCGAATAAACCAGTTCAGACCTCAG CTGGACAAACCTCTGGACCAGACGAGGTGGCCAGAAAGGCAGGAGCTGAAGCCAAGGAGGCCAACCGCCTGGATGAAGTTCGTCTGGTGGTGTTGGGATGGAGGTGGCCGGGGAAGAGCTTGACAGGCAACACCATCTTAGGCAGAGAGGAGTTTCATTTAGAGCGAGCTGCTGAGTTCTGTGTTACGAGGCAGACAGAGGTGCAGGGACGACAGGTGACAGTGGTGGACACGCCAGGATGGTTCTCTTCCCAGGATACTCCGCCTTCCTATAAACAGGAGTTAGTCAGGGGAGCCTCTCTTTGCCCTCCAGGTCCACACGCCTTCTTGCTCGTCATCCCCGTTGGCATGTTCACCGAGGTGGACCGTGCTCGCATTGAGGAACACGTGAGCCTCTTTGGGGAGGATGTGTGGAGGCATACAATTGTGGTGTTCACCTGGGCGGATGTGTTGAAGAAAATCTCCATCGAGAGGTACATTCGTAGGGAGGGTAAAGATCtgcagtggttgctggagaAATGTAAGCGGAGGTACTTTCTTATTAACAACTGCATATTTGGGGAGAATCCCCAAGTGGGACACTTAATAGAGAAGGTGGAGAAGATGGTGGCAAAAGAGGGTGGGCACTACAATCCAGAGGAGGCGAAGGAGAAGAAACCTGTAGATGAGAACCGGAATTCGTCCAAAGAGGCAGAGGAGCTGGGAGCCCAGCCCAAACAAAACTCTGGAGTGGGTTTGTCAAAAGCCAGAGAGGTGGAGGTGCTTTCAAGTGAGTGA